A genomic window from Ruminiclostridium cellulolyticum H10 includes:
- a CDS encoding DUF3237 family protein: MKLEEVLTVNIKIKNAIDLKNDNGDSVVMISFTGDVKSKYFEGKVLPGGIDTQVIGKSGDRHTLSARYMLEGKDYKGETCKIYIENNGNINNHLQGVLFRTYPKIITDSKALDFLNHDLLLGEGFPAEGGVKIIIYRTL, encoded by the coding sequence GTGAAGCTTGAAGAAGTACTGACAGTAAATATTAAAATAAAAAATGCAATTGATTTAAAAAATGATAATGGTGACTCAGTAGTAATGATTTCTTTCACTGGCGATGTTAAAAGCAAGTATTTTGAAGGAAAGGTACTTCCGGGGGGAATCGATACTCAGGTTATTGGAAAATCCGGTGATAGACACACCTTATCGGCAAGATATATGCTTGAGGGGAAGGATTATAAAGGTGAAACCTGCAAGATTTACATAGAGAATAATGGAAACATAAACAACCATCTACAAGGTGTCCTGTTCAGAACATACCCAAAGATAATCACAGATAGTAAGGCTTTAGATTTTCTGAACCATGATTTATTATTAGGAGAAGGATTCCCAGCAGAAGGCGGGGTAAAAATCATCATATACAGGACACTTTAA
- a CDS encoding AMP-dependent synthetase/ligase, with translation MAKNGISITNEKDKRIVKGLGYYEISPVENIKELLKASIDTFRDKTAFIYKSGTDIITKSYNSFGAEVAALGTALHSIGLKGKRIAVISENRYKWALSFFSIVSGTGIAVPLDKHLPEVEIEKLIIRGEVDAIFYSNHFDAQMLSLAERMNSIEYFICMDDIGENYPTNFTTIDRLLVQGESLIKNGDRSFTEASVDSEKLSVLLFTSGTTSISKGVMLNQRNICADVSAVSSAIKVMPNDVHLSLLPLHHTFELSVGMIFMIKNGITIAYSEGIKHIAKNLKEFNVTILVVVPAILEAMYKKMKEGIKKSGKSRQVAILAKVSKGLKSIKIDLRRKFFKRILDQMGPGLRLAVSGAAPIDKEIIEGFDMLGLKVIQGYGLTETSPVVAANNDFYNKAGTVGQPLFGIETAIYNPDENGMGEIITRGRNVMMGYYNDEAATKESIDEEGWFHTGDLGYIDDEGFITITGRAKSMIVLTNGKKAFPEEYETILNNIEGIKESFVWGNEAPDGDIQVCAKLVLNEDVLKEKYGRIPSEKELADIMQQEIKTLNRDIPQYKIIRYFIMSYEELVKTTTLKIKRPVEYKKVKENLDNAGLTMRKANGKLF, from the coding sequence ATGGCTAAAAATGGAATATCCATAACAAACGAAAAAGACAAAAGAATTGTAAAGGGTCTGGGATATTATGAAATAAGTCCAGTGGAAAATATTAAGGAACTCCTTAAAGCAAGCATAGATACTTTTAGGGATAAGACGGCTTTCATTTACAAATCAGGGACGGACATAATTACTAAATCATACAACAGCTTCGGTGCGGAAGTGGCTGCCTTGGGTACTGCCCTGCACAGTATTGGCTTAAAGGGTAAAAGGATAGCGGTAATAAGTGAAAACCGTTATAAATGGGCTTTAAGCTTTTTTTCTATTGTAAGTGGTACAGGAATAGCAGTTCCTCTTGATAAACACCTTCCTGAGGTTGAAATAGAAAAGCTCATTATCAGAGGAGAAGTGGATGCAATATTCTACAGCAATCACTTTGATGCTCAGATGCTGAGTCTGGCAGAGCGTATGAATAGTATCGAGTACTTTATATGTATGGATGATATAGGAGAAAATTATCCAACTAATTTCACAACTATAGACCGGTTGCTTGTACAAGGTGAGAGCCTTATAAAAAATGGCGACAGGAGCTTTACAGAGGCATCGGTTGATTCAGAGAAGCTGTCTGTACTCCTTTTTACATCAGGTACAACAAGCATTTCGAAAGGGGTAATGCTCAACCAGCGTAATATTTGTGCTGATGTAAGTGCCGTTTCTTCTGCAATTAAAGTTATGCCAAATGACGTACATCTTTCTCTGCTTCCGTTACACCACACCTTTGAATTGTCAGTGGGTATGATTTTTATGATAAAAAACGGCATCACCATAGCTTACAGTGAGGGAATCAAGCATATTGCCAAAAATCTCAAGGAGTTTAATGTAACTATACTTGTGGTAGTTCCCGCCATTTTGGAAGCAATGTATAAAAAAATGAAAGAGGGCATTAAAAAGTCTGGCAAGTCCAGGCAGGTTGCAATACTTGCCAAGGTTTCAAAAGGACTTAAAAGTATTAAAATAGATTTAAGAAGAAAGTTTTTTAAAAGAATTCTGGATCAAATGGGACCGGGGTTGAGGCTGGCTGTATCAGGTGCGGCACCTATTGATAAAGAAATAATAGAAGGTTTCGACATGCTGGGATTAAAGGTTATACAAGGATATGGTCTGACTGAAACCTCACCTGTGGTCGCCGCCAATAATGATTTTTATAATAAGGCTGGAACAGTCGGACAGCCTTTGTTTGGCATAGAAACGGCCATTTATAACCCCGATGAGAACGGTATGGGCGAGATTATTACAAGGGGTCGGAATGTAATGATGGGATATTACAATGACGAAGCCGCAACAAAAGAGTCCATTGATGAAGAAGGCTGGTTTCACACAGGAGACTTGGGATATATTGATGATGAAGGGTTTATAACTATTACAGGCAGGGCCAAGTCAATGATTGTTCTCACCAATGGTAAAAAAGCCTTCCCGGAAGAATATGAAACTATTCTAAACAATATTGAGGGTATCAAAGAATCCTTTGTATGGGGAAATGAAGCCCCTGATGGAGATATTCAGGTATGTGCTAAGCTGGTTCTCAATGAGGATGTTTTAAAGGAAAAGTACGGTAGGATTCCTTCTGAAAAAGAATTAGCGGACATTATGCAGCAGGAGATAAAAACCTTAAACCGGGATATACCCCAGTATAAAATTATACGGTATTTTATTATGAGCTATGAAGAACTGGTTAAGACAACTACACTAAAAATAAAAAGGCCTGTCGAATATAAAAAAGTTAAGGAGAACCTGGATAATGCAGGATTAACTATGAGAAAAGCCAACGGAAAGTTGTTTTAG
- a CDS encoding MATE family efflux transporter has translation MQSLKLKNKEFYLKLFSLALPITIQNLISSSLGVVDSVMVGSLGNQSLAAVGVANQYGLIVFLLYNAIHSGCGIYVAQFWGKNDHDNIGRVVNLDIAIAASVSLILSAIGILLPEQIISVFNTDPVVISQGADFLRILSMSFVFASISFGFSVALRSIGKSTMPMIISASALALNTILNYILIYGRFGMPQMGVRGSATSTLIARIVEMILFLIAVSKYFPLLKIRVSELMKVTKDLLGRVTKTMIPVILNEMCWGLGTVVYSIAYGRISTEAFDAVQITNNVVNLFTVAAFGMASAAAVMTGHVIGAGEEKKGRQYAWGFVRLCIIGGFILGGLLYLFSPSIVSLFKVSSDVLETSIILLAINAIILPIRFTNIVAIVGVLRGGGDASFAFIAEGMTMWLIGVPLSFIGAFVLRLDVQWVVLMVMAEEIVKMICGVARLRSNKWIKNVVREI, from the coding sequence ATGCAAAGTTTAAAACTTAAGAACAAGGAATTTTATTTGAAGCTTTTTTCGCTGGCCTTACCGATAACTATTCAGAACTTAATTTCTTCATCTCTTGGCGTGGTTGACTCTGTAATGGTCGGTTCTCTGGGGAATCAGTCATTAGCAGCCGTGGGTGTTGCCAACCAATACGGTCTGATAGTATTTTTGCTATACAATGCAATCCACAGTGGGTGTGGTATTTATGTGGCCCAATTCTGGGGTAAAAATGACCACGATAATATAGGAAGAGTGGTAAATCTGGATATTGCAATAGCAGCAAGTGTATCATTGATACTTTCAGCTATAGGCATATTGCTGCCAGAACAAATTATATCGGTTTTTAATACCGACCCGGTGGTTATTAGTCAGGGTGCAGATTTTTTAAGAATATTAAGTATGAGTTTTGTATTTGCATCAATAAGTTTTGGATTCAGCGTAGCTCTAAGGAGTATAGGGAAGTCTACTATGCCGATGATAATAAGTGCTTCAGCACTGGCCCTCAACACGATTCTCAATTATATTCTGATATATGGAAGGTTTGGTATGCCACAAATGGGGGTAAGGGGCTCCGCAACAAGTACTTTAATAGCCAGAATAGTTGAAATGATTTTATTTCTTATTGCCGTATCAAAATACTTTCCATTGCTGAAAATCAGAGTAAGCGAGCTTATGAAGGTTACGAAAGATTTGTTGGGAAGGGTTACCAAGACCATGATACCTGTTATCCTTAATGAAATGTGTTGGGGACTGGGTACTGTGGTATATTCAATTGCGTATGGCAGGATAAGTACTGAGGCGTTTGATGCAGTTCAGATAACAAACAACGTAGTTAACCTGTTTACGGTAGCTGCTTTTGGTATGGCCAGTGCAGCTGCGGTTATGACAGGACATGTTATAGGTGCTGGGGAGGAAAAAAAAGGAAGGCAGTATGCGTGGGGGTTTGTGCGACTGTGTATAATAGGAGGATTTATTCTGGGTGGACTTCTATACCTATTCTCTCCGTCGATTGTAAGCTTGTTCAAGGTAAGCAGTGATGTCCTTGAAACATCTATAATATTGTTGGCAATTAACGCCATTATTCTACCTATAAGGTTTACAAACATAGTTGCCATTGTGGGAGTTCTGCGTGGAGGGGGAGACGCTTCATTTGCTTTTATTGCTGAAGGCATGACTATGTGGCTTATAGGGGTGCCGCTTTCCTTTATAGGTGCATTTGTTCTCAGACTTGATGTTCAGTGGGTTGTCCTCATGGTAATGGCGGAAGAGATTGTTAAAATGATTTGCGGTGTTGCCAGATTAAGGTCAAATAAGTGGATAAAAAATGTTGTCAGAGAAATTTGA
- the yihA gene encoding ribosome biogenesis GTP-binding protein YihA/YsxC, with protein sequence MIIKNASHEITAVKPIQYPVTGFPEIAFVGRSNVGKSSIINTLVNRKSLARVGSTPGKTRQINFFDVNGEFYLVDLPGYGFANVSKEMKASWQNLIETYLYSRKENFLKMVVMLVDIRHSPSKDDIIMYQWLKGFGLDTLIIANKVDKISRGQIHVRINDIRKVLQLDDAEKVIPFSAENRFGLEKVLAEFDNVLSIPGEEQKD encoded by the coding sequence ATGATTATTAAGAATGCTTCTCACGAGATTACGGCTGTAAAGCCAATTCAATATCCGGTAACGGGCTTTCCGGAGATTGCTTTTGTAGGAAGGTCAAATGTAGGTAAATCGTCAATAATTAACACGTTGGTTAACAGAAAAAGCCTTGCAAGAGTAGGTTCTACCCCGGGGAAGACAAGGCAGATTAACTTTTTTGATGTAAACGGTGAATTTTATCTTGTGGATTTGCCCGGTTATGGCTTTGCCAATGTATCAAAAGAGATGAAAGCATCGTGGCAGAATTTAATAGAGACATATTTGTATTCGAGAAAGGAAAACTTCCTTAAAATGGTTGTAATGTTGGTGGATATCAGACATTCTCCAAGTAAAGACGATATTATAATGTATCAGTGGCTAAAGGGTTTCGGTCTGGATACACTTATAATTGCCAACAAGGTTGACAAAATATCCCGGGGACAGATTCATGTTCGCATAAATGACATACGTAAGGTACTGCAACTGGACGATGCAGAAAAGGTTATACCTTTTTCGGCGGAAAACCGCTTTGGATTGGAAAAGGTCTTGGCTGAATTTGACAATGTTTTGAGTATACCGGGTGAAGAACAGAAGGATTAG
- a CDS encoding DUF445 domain-containing protein, with the protein MEKYTYTDENEKLRKKLRLMKIIATSLLVFMTLIFIIFKRIEGRGLLYSSIAAFAEASMVGALADWFAVVALFKHPLGLRIIPHTAIIANNKSRIARALSNFVVSNFFTPDIIKAKLDKVSISETVAGYVEKNRDIIVKAIVVRLPSLADSFINDEKVGTFIKKQLKNKAEDISLYPLLGKGLSPVVESGYHKPLVKGLLNATYKFISDNKDKTILVLGGINKTFALPIIGDLVYRKILEFVIRQIEEIDTNEEAEINKLLMSVIPKLIDDMKNSQELIDKGEALKGQILNSDVYNMAVNVLTEEILDYKNSYFENGTKLEEKVSLLIDTVVSGINNNDTLRETIDNTVIGGVESIVSQYGDRVGSLIYETMEGWETKDMVDKMEVQVGADLQYIRINGTVIGGLAGLVIHLLSQLF; encoded by the coding sequence ATGGAAAAGTATACTTATACTGATGAAAATGAAAAGCTTAGAAAAAAATTAAGGCTGATGAAAATTATTGCAACGTCACTTTTAGTTTTTATGACGCTTATATTTATTATTTTTAAAAGAATAGAGGGACGAGGGCTTCTGTATTCGTCCATTGCGGCCTTTGCGGAAGCGTCAATGGTAGGTGCTCTTGCAGACTGGTTTGCTGTGGTGGCTCTTTTTAAACATCCGCTTGGTCTTAGGATTATTCCTCATACAGCCATTATTGCAAACAACAAATCAAGAATAGCCAGAGCTTTGTCTAACTTCGTGGTCTCTAATTTTTTTACACCTGACATTATTAAGGCCAAGCTGGACAAGGTAAGTATTTCAGAAACGGTTGCAGGCTATGTTGAAAAAAACAGAGATATAATTGTAAAAGCCATAGTCGTGAGACTTCCTTCATTGGCTGATTCCTTTATAAACGATGAAAAAGTCGGAACTTTTATAAAAAAGCAGCTTAAAAATAAAGCCGAAGATATAAGTCTCTACCCTCTATTGGGGAAAGGTTTAAGTCCTGTTGTTGAGTCAGGATATCACAAACCTCTGGTAAAAGGTCTGCTGAATGCTACATATAAATTTATCAGTGATAATAAGGACAAGACAATCCTTGTTTTGGGAGGAATAAATAAAACTTTTGCATTGCCTATTATAGGGGATTTGGTTTACCGAAAGATACTTGAATTTGTAATCAGGCAGATTGAAGAGATAGATACAAATGAAGAGGCCGAAATAAACAAACTTTTGATGTCTGTCATTCCAAAGTTGATCGATGATATGAAAAATTCTCAGGAGCTTATTGATAAAGGGGAAGCACTCAAAGGGCAGATATTGAATTCCGATGTTTATAATATGGCTGTAAATGTGCTCACAGAAGAGATATTAGACTATAAAAATTCTTATTTTGAAAATGGCACTAAGCTTGAAGAAAAAGTCAGCTTGCTGATTGATACAGTAGTTAGTGGTATCAATAATAACGACACATTGCGTGAAACAATTGATAACACTGTAATTGGCGGTGTTGAAAGTATAGTTTCCCAATATGGTGACAGAGTAGGTTCCTTGATATATGAAACTATGGAAGGTTGGGAAACAAAAGATATGGTGGATAAGATGGAGGTTCAGGTAGGAGCTGATTTGCAGTATATCAGAATTAACGGAACCGTAATAGGCGGTCTGGCAGGTCTGGTTATCCATTTGCTATCCCAGCTGTTTTAA
- a CDS encoding cation diffusion facilitator family transporter — protein MDRFKITRLVAVFGIVANVFLLFIKLAAGFISRSQAMIADGFNSAGDVFASVMTLVGNSIASKPEDSDHPYGHGKAEYIFSMIISISLMFVSFTIFKSSLSSIINKASFTVSWFLIATAIITIAIKLSLFIYTSRIGKRMDNLLVIANSEDHRNDVFVTSGTILGIIMGYLGFSWVDGAVGILISLWIFYTGIKIFISSFKVLMDTNMDPAFKENTLNLIQSISGVDHVDSINAKPVGEGFILIIKVSVDGEMSVNESHKIAGKIKAKVKDIKGIKDAVVHINPC, from the coding sequence ATGGATAGGTTCAAAATTACTCGGCTTGTTGCGGTATTTGGTATCGTAGCAAATGTTTTTCTTCTTTTCATAAAACTTGCGGCAGGCTTTATTAGCCGCAGTCAAGCTATGATTGCTGACGGCTTCAACAGTGCTGGGGATGTTTTTGCTTCGGTTATGACACTAGTGGGTAACAGTATTGCAAGCAAGCCTGAAGATAGTGACCATCCCTATGGACATGGCAAGGCGGAATACATTTTTTCCATGATTATAAGCATTTCTCTTATGTTTGTTTCATTTACAATTTTCAAAAGCTCACTTTCCTCAATAATAAATAAGGCGTCATTCACCGTATCATGGTTTTTGATAGCTACTGCGATAATTACCATAGCAATCAAGCTGTCATTGTTTATTTATACCAGCCGTATTGGAAAGAGGATGGATAACCTTCTCGTTATTGCAAATTCTGAAGATCACAGAAATGATGTTTTTGTTACTTCAGGTACTATCCTTGGCATAATTATGGGATACCTTGGGTTTTCATGGGTAGACGGTGCTGTGGGTATACTTATTTCGCTTTGGATTTTCTATACGGGAATCAAGATATTTATTTCGTCTTTTAAGGTTCTTATGGATACAAACATGGACCCGGCCTTCAAGGAGAATACGCTTAACCTGATACAAAGTATTAGTGGAGTTGACCATGTTGACTCAATCAATGCAAAGCCCGTTGGAGAGGGTTTTATATTAATTATAAAGGTTTCTGTAGATGGAGAAATGTCTGTAAACGAGAGCCACAAGATTGCCGGTAAAATTAAAGCAAAAGTAAAGGATATCAAAGGAATAAAGGATGCGGTTGTTCATATAAATCCGTGTTGA
- a CDS encoding copper amine oxidase N-terminal domain-containing protein, with protein sequence MKNKRIIAGLLVVTILSLSSIPSLANYKENLKAVNIYEQIDTTENRPSFGSFTGTVKEIADFEGVEGSKFVLVENQEGQEANLIISNSTYVINNEKIDSGSVITGFYDVNAPMLMIYPPQYNIEVVNVTSSKVQCIKVDRFDKDLVSSDNFLKLNISKETEIFSQDGKAFEGELANRNLVVIYGVSTRSIPAQTNPDKIVVLSEKAVEPIYNLTDEEKAILSGNNAASMSIVVNNEAIEAPSAYTNKKGTFMVPLRAIAEYLGFNVSWEGKTQTVTLGKGISLTIGKDYYIYMKTAPIQLGTAPEIVEGKTFVPLSFFKEVLGMNTANVSDSNIVISD encoded by the coding sequence ATGAAAAACAAAAGAATAATAGCAGGTCTATTAGTAGTCACAATCTTATCACTTTCATCTATTCCGTCTTTGGCAAATTACAAAGAAAATCTTAAAGCAGTCAATATTTATGAACAAATTGACACTACAGAGAACCGACCTTCATTTGGCTCTTTCACAGGGACAGTTAAGGAAATAGCTGATTTTGAAGGCGTGGAGGGTTCAAAGTTTGTCCTTGTAGAAAATCAAGAGGGACAAGAAGCAAACCTGATAATATCAAATAGTACATACGTTATTAATAATGAAAAAATTGATAGCGGTTCTGTTATCACAGGATTTTATGATGTGAATGCACCAATGCTGATGATTTACCCTCCACAATATAACATAGAAGTTGTTAATGTTACGAGTAGTAAAGTACAGTGTATAAAAGTTGACAGATTTGATAAAGATTTAGTCAGTTCTGACAATTTTTTGAAATTGAATATTTCTAAGGAAACAGAAATATTCTCACAGGATGGAAAAGCTTTTGAAGGTGAACTTGCAAACAGAAATCTTGTAGTCATTTATGGCGTATCTACCAGGAGCATCCCTGCACAAACAAATCCGGATAAAATAGTTGTATTGTCTGAGAAAGCTGTTGAACCTATCTATAACCTGACAGATGAGGAAAAGGCTATATTAAGCGGTAATAATGCTGCTTCCATGAGTATAGTTGTTAACAACGAGGCAATTGAAGCCCCTTCAGCATACACTAATAAAAAGGGTACTTTTATGGTTCCTCTACGTGCAATTGCTGAATATTTGGGGTTTAATGTGAGTTGGGAAGGCAAGACACAAACAGTAACTCTGGGTAAAGGCATTTCTTTGACAATAGGCAAAGATTACTACATTTATATGAAAACTGCCCCTATTCAGCTGGGAACAGCCCCTGAAATAGTAGAGGGAAAGACTTTTGTTCCTCTAAGCTTTTTTAAAGAGGTTCTTGGCATGAATACTGCAAATGTTTCTGACTCCAACATTGTAATAAGTGATTAA
- a CDS encoding NADH peroxidase has protein sequence MKKFVCSICGYVHVGDEAPDFCPQCKAPKGKFIEQSETSEQWADEHRIGVAQGVDSEVLEGLRANFVGECTEVGMYLAMARQAEREGYPEIGAFYKLAAWEEAEHAAKFAELLGEVVHADTKKNLELRAEAEAGACKGKKDLATLAKQLNLDAIHDTVHEMCKDEARHGAGFKGLLNRYFK, from the coding sequence ATGAAGAAATTTGTTTGTTCAATTTGCGGATATGTACATGTTGGAGACGAGGCACCTGATTTTTGTCCTCAATGTAAAGCACCAAAGGGAAAATTTATTGAACAGTCAGAAACATCAGAGCAGTGGGCAGATGAGCATAGAATAGGTGTTGCACAGGGTGTTGACAGCGAGGTTCTGGAAGGCTTGAGAGCCAATTTTGTAGGAGAGTGTACTGAGGTTGGTATGTATCTTGCTATGGCAAGACAGGCTGAGCGTGAAGGTTACCCCGAAATCGGTGCTTTTTATAAGCTTGCTGCATGGGAAGAAGCAGAACACGCTGCAAAGTTTGCAGAATTACTTGGCGAAGTTGTTCATGCCGACACTAAGAAAAACCTTGAGTTAAGAGCGGAAGCAGAAGCGGGAGCATGTAAAGGCAAGAAGGACCTTGCAACACTTGCAAAACAGCTTAACCTTGATGCAATTCATGATACTGTTCACGAAATGTGTAAAGACGAAGCTAGACATGGAGCAGGTTTTAAGGGTCTTTTGAACAGATATTTTAAATAA
- a CDS encoding Arm DNA-binding domain-containing protein translates to MNRSVRKKGESWSFRLDFGKIDGKRKQIERSGFKTEKEANAALSEVLNEIYKTGVFTENKKVTFQQAYDEFLENEAPNTRKFTTIVRYKSLYKNHFQDIAPRYLFNITDKTIQEFINTKQRRVR, encoded by the coding sequence TTGAACCGTAGCGTAAGAAAAAAAGGAGAATCATGGTCATTTAGATTAGATTTTGGAAAAATAGACGGAAAACGTAAACAGATTGAACGCAGCGGATTTAAGACTGAAAAAGAAGCAAATGCGGCACTCTCTGAAGTTTTAAATGAGATTTATAAAACCGGTGTTTTTACCGAGAATAAAAAAGTAACCTTTCAACAGGCTTATGATGAATTTTTAGAAAATGAAGCTCCAAATACTAGAAAATTTACAACCATTGTCCGATACAAGTCGTTATACAAAAACCATTTTCAAGATATTGCACCCAGATATTTGTTCAATATTACTGATAAAACCATTCAGGAATTTATAAATACTAAACAGCGACGAGTACGATAA
- a CDS encoding IS3 family transposase (programmed frameshift) has protein sequence MAKYSFEFKKQIVKAYLNGEGGYEYLAKQYDIPSFNNIKKWVLNYNAFGDEGLVRSRKQKKYSFEYKLHVVELYLTSEVSYQELAIQEGIRNPALIVKWVNDFRIAGPDALRPKKKGRKKPLSLKRKVTDTNATESIIVDTSAEYVKQLEDELLKLRIENAYLKELRRLRLEEENSSEKAARIVYSLRGDFKLKDILAVVGFPKATYMYWQKRFDRENPDKELEDKILEIHENNKNYGYRRMYGELRNQEFIVNKKKVQRIMQKLSLQVTSFTRKSRKYSSYKGKVGTVAPNRIRRRFNTHIPHQKITTDTTEFKYYEVDSKGHMTMHKLYLDPFMDMYNSEIVSFGIDKHPSAVNIMSALNKAIEITSDCPYRRTFHSDQGWAYQMKVYSHRLKEERIFQSMSRKGNCHDNSVMENFFGLLKQEIYYGVVYYSYEDLKNAIERYIKYYNEQRIKEKLGWLSPAQYRLRLLAA, from the exons ATGGCTAAATATTCTTTTGAATTTAAGAAACAAATTGTAAAAGCCTATCTAAATGGAGAAGGAGGATACGAGTATCTTGCAAAGCAGTATGATATCCCCTCGTTTAACAACATTAAGAAATGGGTCCTTAATTATAATGCTTTTGGCGACGAAGGTTTGGTGCGTTCTCGCAAACAAAAAAAATACTCTTTCGAATATAAACTTCATGTTGTAGAATTATATTTAACAAGTGAGGTTTCATATCAAGAGTTAGCTATTCAAGAAGGAATTCGTAATCCTGCACTGATTGTTAAGTGGGTGAACGATTTTCGGATTGCTGGTCCGGATGCTTTGAGACCTAAGAAGAAAGGTCGGAAGAAACCATTGAGCCTAAAAAGAAAAGTAACAGATACCAATGCAACTGAATCAATTATTGTTGATACTAGTGCTGAATATGTTAAACAGCTTGAAGATGAACTTTTAAAGTTACGTATAGAGAATGCCTATTTAAAAGAACTGAGGAGGCTGCGTTTAGAGGAGGAAA ACTCTTCTGAAAAAGCAGCGAGAATCGTCTACAGCCTCCGAGGAGATTTCAAACTAAAAGACATTCTCGCAGTAGTAGGCTTTCCTAAAGCAACATATATGTATTGGCAGAAAAGATTTGATAGAGAGAATCCAGACAAAGAACTGGAAGATAAGATATTGGAGATTCATGAGAATAATAAGAATTATGGATATCGTCGTATGTATGGTGAACTCAGGAATCAAGAATTTATAGTAAACAAGAAGAAAGTACAGCGAATTATGCAAAAGCTTAGTCTTCAAGTTACTTCTTTTACCAGAAAAAGTCGCAAGTACAGTTCTTATAAGGGAAAAGTTGGAACAGTTGCACCTAACAGAATCCGTAGACGTTTCAATACTCATATTCCACACCAGAAGATTACAACTGATACAACAGAGTTTAAATACTACGAAGTTGATTCCAAGGGACATATGACAATGCATAAGCTTTACCTGGATCCTTTTATGGATATGTACAATAGTGAAATAGTAAGTTTCGGTATTGATAAACATCCATCTGCAGTAAATATTATGAGTGCACTTAATAAAGCTATTGAAATCACATCTGATTGTCCTTATAGAAGAACATTCCATTCAGATCAAGGTTGGGCTTATCAGATGAAAGTATACTCACATCGTCTCAAAGAAGAACGGATTTTTCAAAGTATGTCTAGAAAAGGTAACTGCCATGATAATTCAGTAATGGAAAACTTCTTTGGTCTGCTAAAACAAGAGATATACTATGGAGTTGTGTACTACAGCTACGAGGACTTAAAAAATGCAATAGAACGATACATAAAGTATTATAACGAGCAAAGAATTAAAGAGAAACTAGGATGGCTGAGTCCTGCTCAATACAGACTTAGGCTCTTGGCTGCATAA